The Streptomyces pratensis genomic interval CCGCCCTGCTGGTCGGCACCGGACGCGGTGCCCAGCTCGGCATCCTGATCAAGGGGCCGGAGGTACTGGAGACCACGCGCAGGGCGGACACGATCCTCCTCGACAAGACGGGCACCGTCACCACCGGCCGTATGACGCTGCTGAAGGTCCACACCGCCCGTTCCACGGACGAGGCCGAAGTGCTCCGTCTCGCCGGCTCGTTGGAGCATGCCTCCGAACACCCGATCGCCCGGGCCGTCGCCGAGGGCGCCACCGGCGTCGTGGGCGGACTGCCCACCCCGGAGGACTTCGCCAACGTTCCCGGTCTCGGTGTCCAGGGCGTGGTGGAGGGGCACGCCGTCCTCGTCGGCCGCGAGAAGCTGCTGGCCGAGTGGGCCATCGGGCTCCCCGAGGAGCTCCGGAGGGCCAAGGAGGCGGCCGAGAGGGACGGGAAGACCGTGATCGTCGTGGCCTGGGACGGCGAGGCACGCGCGGTCCTGGAGATCGCCGACGCGGTCAAGGAGACCAGTGCCGAAGCGGTCCGGAGGCTGCGCGCCCTCGGGCTGAAGCCCATCCTGCTGACCGGCGACAACAAGGCGGTCGCCGAGTCGGTCGCGGCCCAGGTCGGCATCGACGAGGTCATCGCCGAGGTCATGCCGCAGGACAAGGCCGACGTCGTCAGGCAGCTCCAGGCGGAAGGCCGCAGCGTCGCCATGGTCGGCGACGGCGTCAACGACGCCGCCGCGCTCGCCCAGGCCGACCTCGGCCTGTCCATGGGGACGGGCACGGACGCCGCGATCGAGGCCGGCGACCTGACCCTCGTACGCGGGGACCTGCGGGTGGCCGCCGACGCGATCCGGCTCTCCCGCAGGACGCTGGGCACGATCCGCTCGAATCTCTTCTGGGCCTTCGCCTACAACGTCGCGGCCCTCCCGCTCGCCGCGGCCGGCCTGCTCAACCCCATGATCGCCGGGGCGGCCATGGCTTTCTCGTCCGTCTTCGTCGTCGGCAACAGCCTGCGCCTGCGGGGCTTCCGCGCCGCCGGCTGAGGCACCGCCCGCACCCCCGCGCCCGGTGTTTCCCTGTGGCGCGCGGGGTTCGGCGAGCAGGTAGGTTCGGTGCCGTGGCCACTCTGCTGATCGTGCATCACACGCCCTCGCCCAACTGCCAGGCGCTGTTCGAAGCGGTGGTCTCCGGCGCGACGACGGAGGACATCGAAGGCGTGCGGGTCGTGCGCCGGGCGGCGCTCTCCGCCACGGCGTCCGACGTCCTCGAGGCCGACGGCTACCTGCTCGGCACCCCGGCCAACCTCGGATACATGTCCGGCGCCCTGAAGCACTTCTTCGACCAGGTCTACTACCCCTGCCTGGACGCGACGAAGGGCCGGCCCTTCGGCTACTACGTGCACGGCGGCAACGACGTCACCGGAGCCGTGCGGGGCATCGAGACCATCACGACGGGACTCGGCTGGCGCCGTGCGGCCGACGCCGTGACCGTCACGGGCGAGCCGGGGAAGGCCGACACCGGGGCGTGCTGGGAACTGGGAGCGACCGTCGCCGCCGGCCTGATGGACTGACGGCCCCTACTTCGGTACGAGTTTCGCCTCGGTCGCCTTCACACTCGTCCAGACCGGTACCCCCTCGGCCAGGCCGAGTTCGGAGGCGGCCTGCGGAGTGATCTCCGCGACGAGGTCGGGTGCCTCGGCGGAGGAGATCAGCACACGCAGCCGGCTGCCACTGGCCGTGATCTCGCGGACCGTACCCGGCCAGACGTTGCGCGGGCTGCCGCTCGGCCTCTCACGGTGCACGGAGACGGCTTCGGGACCGATGACCGCGAGGGCGGGAGTGCCTGCGGGCAGAGGTTCCGCTGCGACGAGGTGCCCCCCGCCGAGGAGCTGGAGGCCCTCGGTGGTGGCCGTGCCGGGCCACGCGTTACGGCCGAGCATCCGGGCGACCCAGGGAGAACGCGGATGACGGGTGACCTCGGCGGGCGGCCCGTCCTGCAGCGCCCTCCCCTCGTCGAGCACGAGAACGCGGTCGGCCAGCGCGACCGCCTCCACGGGATCGTGCGTGACGATCAGGCAGACGCCCCCGAAGCCGTCGAGATGCGTGCGCAGGGTGTGGCGCACGTGCGCACGGGTGGTCTGGTCGAGTGCGGCGAGCGGCTCGTCCAGCAACAGCAGCCGGGGACGCGCGGCCAGCGCGCGGGCGAGCGCGACGCGCTGTGCCTGGCCGCCCGACAGCTGGGCCGGCTTGCGGTCGGAGAGGTGACCGACACCGAGGCGGTCGAGCCACTGCCGGGCGCCGCGCCGGGCCTCGGCGCGCGGTACGCCGTGTGCGCGGGGCCCGTAGGCGGTGTTGGCCAGGGCGGAGAGGTGCGGGAAGAGGGCACCGTCCTGCGGGACCCACGCGACGCCCCGCCGGTGCGGGGGCAGGCTGCCGGTTTCGGTGTCCCCGAGGCGCAGTGCGGCGTGCGCACGCGGCGTCAGGCCGAGGAGCGCGCGCAGCAGGGTCGTCTTGCCCGCACCGTTCGGGCCGACGACAGCGATCGTCGTGCCCGGTTCGGCGTCGAGGGTGAGCTGGTCGAAACCGGTGACCTCGGCGTGCAGCGACCAGCTCTCGGTGGGCTCGGGGGGCGCGGCGGCGACGGGCGGGCCGTCCGCGGGTGGCTCCGGGGCGGGCTCCTCGGAGGTGTGGCGCGAGGCAGCGGCGGAGCGGGGCGCCCCCGCCCAGCGTCCGCGCAGGGCGACGAGCACCGCCATGGCGATGGCGAGCAGCAGCAGCGAGACGGACGTGGCCGCCTCGGGGGAGTCCTGGAGCAGCAGATACACCTGCAGGGGCAGGGTCTGTGTGGTGCCCGGCAGATTGCCTGCGAACGTGATGGTCGCGCCGAATTCACCGAGCGCCCGCGCCCAGGTCAGCGCCGCGCCCGCGGCCAGACCGGGGGCGACCATCGGCAGGGTCACGGTGAAGAAGACGCGCACCGGGGATGCCCCCAGAGAGGCCGCGGTCTCCTCGTACCGTGGATGCAGGCCGCCCAGGGCGCCTTCGAGGCTGATGACGAGGAACGGCATCGCGACGAAGGTCGCGGCGAGGACGGCACCCGAGGTGTGGAACGGCAGGGTGACGCCGAACGTGTCCTCCAGCCAGGGCCCGAGGAGCCCCCGCCGCCCGAACGCGAGCAGGAGCGCCACTCCTCCGACGGTCGGCGGCAGCACCATCGGCAGCAGGACGAGCGAGCGTACGAGTGCCTTGCCGGGGAAGTCGACGCGGGCCAGCAGCCAGGCCAGGGGCACGCCCAGCACGAGCGAGAGCCCGAGCGCCCATGCGGAGACGAGCAGCGACAGTCTCAGGGCCTGTGTGGTGCCCGGGCTCGTCAGGTGAGTGCCGAGCTCGCCCCAGGAGGTGCGCGCCAGGATGCCGGCCAGCGGCAGCATCAGGAACAGGATTGCGAGCAGCGCGGGAATCGCCAGGGTGAGCGGGGTGCGGGGGCCGGACGGGCGGCTGCGGAGCTGTTTCATCGCGTTTCCCTGCGGTCCGGGCCGAGCCGTCACGGCTTCTGGAAGCCGGCGTCCTGGAGGATCTTCTGCGCCGCCGGTGTGGACAGCCAGGAGACGAACGCCGCTGCGGCCTCTGCGTTCCCCGACGACTTCAGTGTCGCGGCCGGGTAGCTCGCGATGGCGTTCTGCTCGTCGGGGATGTCGACGGCGTCGACCTTGTCGGTGGCGGCGGCGGCATCCGTCCGGTAGACGAGGCCGGCGTCGACCTCACCGAGCTCGACCTTGCTGAGAACGGCGCGGACGTTGGGTTCCTGCGAGACCGGCTTCACGTCGATCTTCTGGGTGTCCAGGATCTGCTTGCCGTAGCGGCCGACCGGCACCTCGGGGGCGGCCAGGACCACCTTGAGCCCGGGATCGGCGAGATCCCTGAGGCCTTCGACCTTTTCGGGGTTGCCTTCTCCGGTGGCGATGACCAGGCGGTTCTTCGCGATGACCGTCGGCTTGCCGGTCTCCGCCTTCAGCCCGTCCATCGTCCTGGTGTCGGCCGTGACCAGCGCGTCCGCGGGCGCGCCCTGTCCGACCTGGGCGGCGAGCTCCTGAGACCCGGCGAAGGAGAACGTCACCTTCGTTCCGGGGTGTGCCTTCTCGTACGCGGCGCCGGCCGTCGCGAAGACATCGGTCAGGGACGAGGCGGCCAGCACGGTCAGCTCGGTCTTCGGTGCCGCGGAGTCCTTGCCGTCGCCGTCGCTGCCGCACGCGGCGAGGGTGGCGAGCAGAGCCGCCGACAGGACCGCGGCGCCGGTCCGGCGGCCGGTGAGGGTGAAGGACATCAGGAGAACTCCTCGAAATGAGCCGCCGTTCGGCGGCGGATGCCGCGTCAGGTGCGGTCGATGTGCACGCTGGTCGACTTCACGCGGGCCGTGGCCTGCATACCGACCTCGAGCCCCAGTTCCTCCACGGCCTCCCGGGTCAGCAGCGAGACCAGGCGGTGCGGGCCGGCCTGGATCTCGACCTGGGCCGCCACGTCGCCGAGCTTCACCGCGGTGACGATGCCCGGGAAGGCGTTGCGCGCGGAGGTGTAGGGGACTTCGTCCTCGCCGGGCCCGGCCTGGGCGACTTCGATCGAGAAGGCCGCCAGGTCACGGCCGTCGATGAGACGTCGCCCGCTCTCGTCGCGATGGGTCGCGACCCGGCCGGCGTCCGCCCAGCGGCGGGCGGTGTCGGGGCTGACGCCGAGAAGACGTGCCGCCTGCCCGATGGTGTAGGACTGCATGTGCGCCACAATATGGGGACAGCATTCGCATTTACAATGCACATACGATTTCCACCTCGTATCTGCGACTCCATCGGGAGAGTGGCAGTGGTGTCGAGCCGGGGCGTGAAGGGCGGCGGGAGCGGCCACTTCGACGGACTGCGACAGGCATGAGCGAGGGGCCACTCCCGGTCGGCGCGGTCCTGGCCACCGGCCACGACGCCGGGCCTGATGAGGCGTCGTCGCCGGCCCACGGCGTGGAGACATCGACCAGGTGCCCTACGGGTGTCCCCCGCGTACTCGGGGGAGCGCAGGCGGCGGCGGTGGTGGTGGTGACGGCGGGCGGCAGGCCTGGCAGGGACGCCGGGACAGCGGCCGTCGGGTTTGGTACCCACGGGGTTGGTGGCAGCGGCTCGGCCGGCCCG includes:
- a CDS encoding flavodoxin family protein, producing the protein MATLLIVHHTPSPNCQALFEAVVSGATTEDIEGVRVVRRAALSATASDVLEADGYLLGTPANLGYMSGALKHFFDQVYYPCLDATKGRPFGYYVHGGNDVTGAVRGIETITTGLGWRRAADAVTVTGEPGKADTGACWELGATVAAGLMD
- a CDS encoding TOBE domain-containing protein → MQSYTIGQAARLLGVSPDTARRWADAGRVATHRDESGRRLIDGRDLAAFSIEVAQAGPGEDEVPYTSARNAFPGIVTAVKLGDVAAQVEIQAGPHRLVSLLTREAVEELGLEVGMQATARVKSTSVHIDRT
- a CDS encoding ABC transporter permease, whose protein sequence is MKQLRSRPSGPRTPLTLAIPALLAILFLMLPLAGILARTSWGELGTHLTSPGTTQALRLSLLVSAWALGLSLVLGVPLAWLLARVDFPGKALVRSLVLLPMVLPPTVGGVALLLAFGRRGLLGPWLEDTFGVTLPFHTSGAVLAATFVAMPFLVISLEGALGGLHPRYEETAASLGASPVRVFFTVTLPMVAPGLAAGAALTWARALGEFGATITFAGNLPGTTQTLPLQVYLLLQDSPEAATSVSLLLLAIAMAVLVALRGRWAGAPRSAAASRHTSEEPAPEPPADGPPVAAAPPEPTESWSLHAEVTGFDQLTLDAEPGTTIAVVGPNGAGKTTLLRALLGLTPRAHAALRLGDTETGSLPPHRRGVAWVPQDGALFPHLSALANTAYGPRAHGVPRAEARRGARQWLDRLGVGHLSDRKPAQLSGGQAQRVALARALAARPRLLLLDEPLAALDQTTRAHVRHTLRTHLDGFGGVCLIVTHDPVEAVALADRVLVLDEGRALQDGPPAEVTRHPRSPWVARMLGRNAWPGTATTEGLQLLGGGHLVAAEPLPAGTPALAVIGPEAVSVHRERPSGSPRNVWPGTVREITASGSRLRVLISSAEAPDLVAEITPQAASELGLAEGVPVWTSVKATEAKLVPK
- the modA gene encoding molybdate ABC transporter substrate-binding protein; its protein translation is MSFTLTGRRTGAAVLSAALLATLAACGSDGDGKDSAAPKTELTVLAASSLTDVFATAGAAYEKAHPGTKVTFSFAGSQELAAQVGQGAPADALVTADTRTMDGLKAETGKPTVIAKNRLVIATGEGNPEKVEGLRDLADPGLKVVLAAPEVPVGRYGKQILDTQKIDVKPVSQEPNVRAVLSKVELGEVDAGLVYRTDAAAATDKVDAVDIPDEQNAIASYPAATLKSSGNAEAAAAFVSWLSTPAAQKILQDAGFQKP